ATCCTTCCGTCCTGTTTTTGTGCGCTTCCATGTATGTTGCTGGTCTCCTGGTCAAAGCCACCATTGCTCCTATGTCCTTTTTTTTGAAGTGGCAACATATGCTTGGGACTCTACTCTTTTCATAAGTTTCCCTACAGTAGGTGGTAGGCATGGCTGATTTCTGGTCTGTAGCCTTAGTCTCTTGGGAATAACAAGAAAGggcctgtacagtatgtacagtaaccCAGAAATAGGAACTAATGTAGAACAGCTGAGGTACAAAGAAATAACAGGTCTGGAAAACAGTATCCTTATgatgtttcttcttctgtacAGGTACTTCACAGGACAGAGGACTACCTGAGACAGGTCTTGGTTAAGGCTTCGGAGTCTATCTACACCTGGGTAATCCAGGTCAAAAAGATGAAGGCCATCTACTATATCCTGAACCAGTGTAGTTTTGATGTTACGAACAAGTGTCTGATTGCTGAAGTATGGTGTCCTGTCAATGATGTGCCCACACTGCGACGAGCACTAGAAGACGGATCGGTGAGTTAATCCCTTTAGTCGTGgcttacattttttttttctgtgtatttaaccagACTGTTTCTTTATGAGATGGGGTATTGTTATCAGAAAGCAAGCATTGCTTTGTTTAAATAAGCACTTTACCACAGTTTGGGTCCTCAATGTGTGCATTATGTCAAAGGGCatcatactgtagctactgttCCTCTCAGTTGATTTGCATGAGCTGCCTGATTTTTCTCCTAAGCTCACACAAACATTGGATATTAAGAAGAAATAGTTTTGTGGTTGTCTAGTGAAcaattgttgttgttgacattGCTATTTCAGAGAAAAAGTGGGGCAACAGTTCCTTCGTTCGTGAATCGTATTCCCACCAAAGAAACTCCCCCCACCCTGATTAGGACCAACAAGTTCACCTCTGGCTTCCAGAACATTGTGGATGCCTATGGAGTGGGCAGTTACAGGGAGGTAAACcctggtgagtgagtgagatgTTTAGTTTACTTTGCTTCATAATATCATAGTTATTATAGTGCGACCATATacataaacattttactttgtCTTCATTTTTAGCTCCTTTCACAATCATCACTTTCCCGTTCCTGTTCGCCGTGATGTTTGGAGACCTCGGCCACGGCGTAATCATGGCTCTGTTTGCTTTATGGATGGTGCTGTTTGAGAAAAACCGCAAAACTTAAAAACACCAGGAATGAGGTAGCACCAGTGCAATATTTGTAACCTTTTTGCCATTTCAAAGCCATGCTGACATACCTTACCTTCTCAATGCTGCAGTGTGGCATAAAGTGTCTGAAGTGTAACTACTTATTTTGGTGTGTAGTTCTGGAACACGTTCTTTGAAGGCCGCTATATCATCCTATTGATGGGCCTGTTCTCCATTTACACTGGCCTGATATACAATGACTGTTTCTCAAAGTCCCTAAACATCTTTGGTTCTGGATGGAGTGTAAAGCCCATGTATGATGTGTGGAAGTAAGTAAGCATTTCCATGAATACCAGAGCAATGTCTCTGTACATGTAGATGTTTCCACATGACATTCGTAAAATGCACTCATGGTTGTATTTGTGACTTGCAGGCAAGAGAATATTAAGGGGAAAAAAATTCTGTCTCTGGACCCAAACATTTCAGGGGTTTTCATGGGACCATATCCTCTGGGAATTGACCCTGTAAGTAGAAAGTCATAAAATCAAAACTAGTCATGTGCCTATAAATAAtaaccagaaacagatgagtgTCCTTGTTACAACATTTACAACTACAAAATTAGACGAAAGTCCTAAAAGATCTCTGTCACATTCATGATCTGCAGAATTTGTTGATGAATCCCATTGTTGTGCCGTTTAAAAATGGTTTCTTGGTATTCTTTAGAATAGGTAAAGACGAGCCTGCAGGTCATTTCAGAGAATGAAATTGTAGATCACAAGAATGACAATCTTGGCACTGAAATTAAATGTGAACAATAGTGTTTATTAactttgtttatattttgtaccCTGTAAAGATCTGGAACTTGGCAACCAACCGCCTTTCATTTTTGAACTCCTACAAGATGAAGATGTCTGTGATACTGGGCATCGTACACATGAGCTTTGGCGTCATCCTGAGTGCATATAATCACTTGTAAGTATCAACTGGTTACTGAACCTCAAAACATACTCTTAATTAAATGCTGTATTTTAAAGAGCCTTTTTGTCTTTTCCAACAAAAACAGATACTTTAGGAAGAAATACAACATTTACTTGGTAGTTGTCCCTGAGCTCCTGTTCCTGCTGTCGCTCTTCGGCTACCTGGTGTTCATGATTTTCTACAAGTGGCTGTTTTTCTCTGCTAAACACGTCAATGCTGCCCCAAGCATCCTCATTCAATTCATAAACATGTTCCTTATGCAGGATTCAAAAGTTCAACTATACACAGGACAGGTGAGAAGCTAATGTAAAGGTACAGTAGTTTACCTTACACTGTATACAGTAAAGCAGCATTCATTAATAGACAACATTTGTTTCTTCATCTTTCAGTTTGGCCTGCAGGTGTTCTTGGTTGTTATTGCTATCCTTTCAGTACCAGTCCTACTCCTGGGGAAACCTGTCTACCTGTATTGGCTTAAAAATGGAAGCCAGCGCCTCGGAGTGTACAGGGTGAGGTTTGAAACACATTCCTACAGATTTGTTCATTTGTGATTATAAATATATGATTGGTCTTTTTTCTGGTTTTCAGGGATATGAGCGTGTGAGGCATAACAGTGATGAGGAGCTCTGCCTGCTGAGGACACATGACATGGAGGAGGGCAGCAGTCACAGCGACTTCTCTTCTAGCGGAGAACACCAGACAATGGAGGTAAGCCCAGCAAAGCAGACAGTTAAACAGCAATCTTTCAATTTGCATCTAAGactgagttttgttttgttttgttttgctttttcaaaagtTTGACTTCGCAGATGAGCTTCTGCATCAGTCTATCCACACTATAGAGTACTGCCTGGGTTGCATCTCCAACACAGCCTCCTACCTGAGGCTCTGGGCTCTGAGCCTGGCACATGCACGTGAGTTTGATGGTTTGCAGTACAACATAATGGtcatttatttgtcactttTTATATAGGAAGTCATGGTGCTTCACATAAACCAATCACAGACCTAAAATCAGTCTGACAGGTTTGTTCAGTTTTTTCTTCTCTGATTTTACAGAGCTATCAGAGGTGCTGTGGACCATGGTGATGCGAATAGGACTTCGAATGAATAACAGCCTTGGAGTTTTATTCTTGGTACCCGTGTTTGGCCTGTTTGCCATTCTCACTGTGTCTATCCTTCTGGTAATGGAGGGTCTGTCTGCATTCCTTCATGCTCTACGGCTGCATTGGTAAGATACTGTAACACTAACTGCTAAAACATGTATATACCACCGGCCGTTAAATGGAGTTAGCCTGTTATGTTCACACCAACTGTTTCTTCCACAGGGTggagtttcaaaataaattctACAGCGGAACTGGAGTCAAGTTTTACCCCTTTTCCTTCTGTCGTCTGTCTTCAAGTTTGGAAAATGATGGTTTACCTTAAAACTATCTGTAGAGTGACGTCCTTTTTTTTCGTTTAAGTGGTGAACTCCAGCCTTGGACTGAAAATCGCTTCTATTTTAGAAACCTAGACTAGACAGCACAGAAACTTAGAATGTAACTCAGTTACTTGAAaacttaaattttatttttagtaacaTTTTTAGGATacaaaggttaaaaaaaaacataatttggTTTAGTTGTTCTTTCCATGGAAGTTGCCAATTAAAAAATTTCTCACTTTTAATCACCTTCAATTTCAGTTTCCTATTATCTGTTATAATTGGATTTGTATGAATGTTGCCATAGTTATACaaatttccttttttgttgATCTGCTTTCCATACAATGAGTAACAATCCAACTTCCACCTTAAGTTTTACTGACTTGTTATTGCACTGACTTGCCTTACAGAATAAGAACCAAAGGACAGCATACTGTATTGTTCTTCAGGTTCTGTTGTATTCTTACATTGTGGTACCAAAACACTGCAAAGTATCTTTTCTGTACCCATAAGTGCTCAGGCAGGTGTGTCATGAGATGTATATACTTTCAGAGAactattttttaatttgttgtattttaaatGTTGGTTTAGAATTAAAGATGAGCGTTAATGggaaatgatttttatttttctgcattCACAGTGTTGCCTAAGCATCTGCAGTTTAATGTACATTTTACATTCCCTGCATTGATTTCATCAGTTCTTTATAGAGATGCCTGCACTTTCACTGGCACCTAAGCATgccacagaaaaacactgcCACACTGTCTCTTATTGCTGAtattgtttttatgatgtaacGATCTGAGCGTGAAATGTTCATGAAACAAGTGTCAGTTGCTTTTATTTAAGCTGCCTGATGTTTTATTAGCAGACATTTGCCTTAATTAACAATGAACTGTGACTTAATTCAATTAACTTTTAATTGTATTTCAAACCTAGTCCATTAAAGTGAAGAATTGTCTTTTTTTCCATTAAGAAACACTCCTGGTTAAAACCTTGTTCTTCATCATCTCtaaatgaattatttttttcccctcatgcATTTATTAAAACCATTAACTTTGTCCTCATCATGCTGCAGGGTTTTACACGGTGAATATTGTGTGGTCCTTTATTCAGTACATATAAAAACTAGAGGGGTAAATATTGGTGATAGAGTAAAGGACAAAGCTTGTTAAAAAAGATGATGTACGTTTTGTGGAATTCTATCGACCATGATATGTAAAATCATTAATTGTTGATGAAGCTCAGTAATCAtgtacaacaataaaacaacaaactttGATCAATGTCTCGTGTtgacacgcaaacacggggGTTGGTCACGGGGTTTTGTCGGGGCATCGGTACGGTGCGCTGCCTGACAACCCCCACCGCGGGCATTAATTTCCCAAAACTCTCAGACATGAGCTCGAGGTGTTTgatggttaccatggcaacgaaGATAGCTAAAACGCTGCACGTTGGTTGCGCTTCTGGCAACCGTACGAGAATAATGACACAAGTTCAAATGACGTCAGGTTTGTAGAGAGTTTGAAAAGAAAGTAGTGGAGCTCTGTAATTCTTCTGACGTCAAATAACATGGTCCACAACGACTTACGAGTGGAGTGGATCCGACGAGGGGTGTCCGCGGGCTTCAACTTGTCCGGCGGTCCCAACTGTTTCGATGAGCTACTTAGTAGAAGAGAtggtgaagaagaggaaaaaatccTCCGTTTTTTGAATTTTGTCTCCGAAGATGACTCACCGtcatgccttttgtttttcaaaacgTTTAGAGAAGAACAAATTGAAGTTGAAATTCCAGGTAAAGTGTAAGCGTTGTAGCTAGCTTGCTAGCGCTGGGTTAGCATCGGGGTCACACTAACACTAAGGGGGCATTTCGAATGCTAAATAGCATAATTATTTGTCACAGCAGTGACATATAGTAACGTATTCAGAATCATTCATTGGTTGAATAAATAGCTTACAGGGATGTTGTAACCTCTTTGTAGTTTTGTTAACGTGTGGAAATCACATTGTGTAATCTCAGAAGTGAAAAATGAAGAAGCCTCTCGGCCGCAAAGTGGAACAGATAtgaccacatacacacagaagAAGATGGAGCAAAGTCCCAGCTATGTGAGCTTGTGTCAATAGTTTTTTAATTGTAAATGTTATTATTGATGTGTGTATAATTCATGGAATGTTATTGATATAAAACTTATCTCATTTCTCGTTGTCAGAGTACAGAGTTTCAAGTGGTCTATCACATGGAGCTTCATGTAGCAGTGAACGAGTACCCGGAGAAATATTTGAATTCTTGCGTCTTCTACTTTCTGAGGAGCACAAGGGGTGAGATTATGTTTCAgtataaatacaataaagcaTGCTCAGGCCTTAATTTCACATAACAAAGCATTAACCAATACATTATCATTTGTGTTGCAATCAGATACTATAAGTGAACCGCTCGACATAAACGAGGCCTATGTCCTGATGCCTAGGCTGTTTGACTTTGGCATACACAGTGGAGACCCCCTTAGTGTGCTGCAGAACAAGCTTgccaatgtacagtaaaacaaaatgGTTACAAAGCAATGCATTAAGCTCAACCAGTGAAAAGGTCAATATTATATACAGTGGGAGTATTTTAATTTGCTTGTCTTCTTAGGTGTATATACCCCTGCTTACTGCCCACCAAATGAAGGAAACTGGTGGCGGTTATCAAAGTGAGGCTGAAGGGCCAACGAGTggcaaaaatgaaagaaaaagttCAGCAAAGTCAAGGGAGAAAGCAGGGGGCGGGAAGAGGGGCCGCAACAGGACGGACAAAGTGGGGGACAGTAGGAACACAACCAGCCAGGCAAACGCAGAGGCAAGGGGGGGAAAGGGTGGGGAAAGAAGGGGGAATGAGGgacgagagagcgagaggagagaggagaggagagaggagaggagagagagagagagtagagagagagacacagaagaacacaaacagagagagagagagagagagagagagagagagacgagaggagagagacatgacagacacagagacagagagagagagagacagacacagagagagagagagagagagagagatgagagtagtATAGAGAGAGTAGCGATATagatagagagacagacacacacacacacacacaccacacacacacacacacactacacacacaccacacatatatatatatatatatatatatatatatatatatatatatatatatatatatatatatatatatatatatgtgtgaattgtattgtattgtaaatGACCAGCTTCCTCTGTAAGCATCTTCTCATCTATCCCAAGCTACAAACAAAATTTTGCTCACAGTAAAATATTGCAAAACATACTGATTACGGTTGTTCATTTAAAAATTGGTAAATATAGCTCATAAACTTGAAACACATTTTGCATAATTGTTTTATCCAATTTCTTAATAAACAGTCTGATCTGCCTCTTATGATTGCAGATGAGATTACCCTGCACGTCCCCGATCTTGATCTAGAGCAAGATGTGAATGTGCTACTTTCTGATGCAAAGATGGTAGAGGAGTTGGAGCAATGTGTGATGAACTGGCAGACTCACATTACCATTGTTATTGAGGAGCAGCAAAGCAAAAGACCACAAGTTTGTTACTCTCCTCTTACTTATAGTGACAGTGATAGTGAAGATGATCAATAGACAATAAAATGCTTTATCGCCTTAAGATGCCTTAAGAGATAAGTAAAGTGTAAGACCTTACAGAACACAGTTGCAGAACTACACAGAATTTGTACACAAACCTAGCCCTCATCTGTATAACTACTGAAAAATCCAAACTATAATCCCTGTTGGGTAAACTGCTGGCTGTACTCATCCCTGTCACTTTCCATTTTTACAGGCACCTGGGCCTATGGCTGAGATAATGTTTTGGCAGGAGCGTGCATCTGTCTTTAATACTATGTGTGAGCAGTTGAAACATCCTGTAGTAAAGAAGATCTTGGAGGTAATGACTAAAGCAGATGCAAGTATTGTTCTGATCTTGGAAGATACAGTCGCTGAACTTAATAAACATCGTGCTGAATCAGACGATAATGCTCGTTACCTCAGCACACTGGAAAGATACTTCATGGTAAGCTGTAATTCATAGTAAGTCACtgattaatattttatacaCTGACCACTTGGTTCTGTAAACTATGAGCTGTGTACTGTAACCAACAATAAGAGGTACTGTAGGTATTCCCCTTTTTCGCAATAGTGATTACAAGATTattcttttcttcatttccaTTAATTAGAATCTAGCTACTGGAGCAAATTTTGGTGTGATCCTGGAGACCATAGAGCCTCTAATGAACAGCTTGCAAATTGTGTGGATTATCTCATCCCACTATAACACAAATGAACGTATGGTCCCTCTAATGGAGCGCATTGCCTGGCAGCTGTGTGAGCGGGTGTCTCAAGTAATTGATGTCCATACACTATTCAAGTATGtataaatacattataaatacaaCTTACACTGGTGGTTGGCTTAGATTTAAGATATACATTTAGAATATATTCAAATCAAACCTTGGCATATTTACTATGAGAGACCAATGTACTGTGCCTTGGACAGGGATAAGAGGAAAGTGGCCAAAACCAAGGTGCATGATGCTAACCAGGTTCTGGAGAAGTGGAAGTCGTCCTACTTCGTAGTACGTGCTGAAATTGAAGAATCAGGAAGGGATTTACGGTGGGAATTTGACCGCAAGCGGCTGTTTGAGAGAACCGATTACATGGCATCCATCTGTCAGGACctaaacaatgttttacagGTCAGTGCACATGTATTAAATAAGTAATGATCTCTCCTTCAAGATCTGGAGATTCAGCTATGATTATACAGCGTTTGCATTTGTCCTATGCAGGTTTTGGAGGAGCTGTATAATGTCTTTGGTCCAGAATTAAAAGGTGTAGCTGGTGATGCTAAATGCATTGAAGAGGTGCTGTGTAGAATACATTATCTGGTTAAGCCTTTTGAGGAGCTCAGTTTTAATCCTTTCAACATCTGTAAAATGAGCAGCTGGAAGATGGTCATGCAAGAATTCAACGATACAGTTCAGGTGAGTTTAGGTATTTAAGTTGTTAAAATTCTTTAAGTTGTGAACCAACGTACAGTTTGCAGTGTCAATTTTCCAAGTTTAGTAATTTTACTAAATATAAGTTAGCaagcttttttgtgttttgtatctgTCTGCACAGGCTATTGAAGGAGATGCCATCAACCTAATTGATCATTCTTTTAAGACACTGCGTTCTTCAACTGCTGCatttaaaatgctcctaaaatTCAAGCACATCTGCTTCAGAAAGGCCATCAGCGACCATTTGATGAAAAAGTTTAATGACATCCTGGTTCAGTTTTGCAAAGAGGTATCGTATGCTAACTGATGCCGTctgtatatacatataatgtttaaattaaattggttCTATGTACATTACAAAGTTGTGATTTTATCAAATCAGAACAATGCTTTATTATAGCAACTTCCTTTTCAGAAGTACTAATATTCGGCTTGATCATTTAAAGCTGTATGTAACATTGCTGGATGCCACTCTACTGAGCTTTATACTAAAAGTGCACGATACATTCTTTTAACTTTGAGTATAGTGGGCacttttatattattatgtattgTCTTTGTTATAGGTTGACAGTGTAAATGAAATCTTTGAGGCAAAGAAGGATAAACCCCCTCTAAATAAAAATGAGCCTCCTGTGGCAGGATCAATCAGATGGGTTCGATCTCTGCTCTACCGCATGAAACACACCTTCCTTCCCTTTCTAGATGTGCCTGAGATAACAGAGAGTGGACACTTCAAAGTGGTGAGTTCTCTCACTTGCACAGCATTGTACACTACCAGGCAAGGCTTTATACATGCTTTGTCCTACAGtggtttgtctttatttatattatttttttaacattgtaCACTAATATTGAAAACATCCAAATATGCAAGTTATCAAGGTCAAAGTAACAAAATGTGTGAATTTTGCTGCATCTTTTTCAGGCCCATGACAAGTATGTGAAAATTGGAACACAGATCAGGGACTATGAGAAGAATAAGTTTGGACACTGGCAGGCTGAGACAGAACACGTGTTGCCATTACTAATGAAAAAGCCACTGTTGATCGCTCATGAAAAAAGCCTTCAGGGGGAATTGGTATGTATGTCCTGCTCTTTAAAAAtttgtttgtactgtaagtATTTATAATATGCAAAAAAAAGTGTATATACATTCTTTTTTGTGAATCTTTGCTGTGGGGTAATGTGAGTAGGAAAAGTGAAGGGTGTCGCATTAATAATGGAAATCAGACATTTCTTCAAAAATATCTACAGTGCATGTAGGACTAGGTGGACAAAATAATTACCATGCATTAATTTACGCTGCTATATGCTGCTgtattcattattattcatgtgTGAAATTCTTTTTAAAGAAAAGATTTTTTGTTTTGGCATTTCTTGTTTTTAGGGCGTCCAaccagctgaaagcagccagaagAGGGGTGTGCGATACTCTGTGAACTTTGCTCCAGAGataaaacaaatcatttctgagACAGCCAACCTTATGCTACTGGGCTACTCTGCGCCCTCCGTGGCTCAGAGTGTTGCTCTGCAGGAGAACACATTCATTAGGTACATGCTGTATGGCAGTTATCAGTCGCTAAGCACATTGAATGAAGTGCTGTTGGGCCTGACCTAGTTCTGTCCTGGTCTTTTCTGCAGGTATGTTGGCGACTTGAACAACCTTGTGAACCACTACCACTCTGCAATGGACAGCCTGAGCAATGCACAATTTATTATGCTGGAGCAAAAGATCACACTAGTCAACAACGAGATGCATTTTGGATGCAAAAGACTGAATTGGAATTCCTTGGGTATGGTGCAAAGAGGctgacttttctttttaaataaatttttcCACATTTAAAGACTTGGAAGTTTAATGCAAAGACATATCATTTGTTTGTAGGTATCCGTGATTTCATCAGCCAAGGATTTCAAGTTGTTTCCAAGTTTGAGACAGTTGTCAACCAAATCCAGAAGAATGAGAGGGATATCGAATCCAGGCTGCAGTCCATAACGACAGCCAACTTAGTGAGATTTCCACTTCCAGACAAATCCAATGACTTGCCAGGTAGAATTAATCAAGTGATATTTACTGGATATAGTTCTGTAATTATGTTAGAATAGAAGAGGCTTTGACTTACTTGTGAATATATTTCAAGGTATCAAGGAGTTCTGCCAACATATTGAGCAAGAGCGGACCAAGGCTGTGAATTTGCTGAGTAGGAAGTATGCTGACATTGGGCCTCTCATTACTAAAACAGAACATTTGATTATGGAAACCAGCAGTGGCAAAGCCAAATGTATGGCTGAATATTACGTGTATTGGGAACACAAGGTGCTAGACGCTCTTATAAAGATGATATTGAGGTAATTACAGTAGATAATTCTTGTTGATGTTATCTGTTTCTTTAAAATATGGTACAATATCTGTCTGAACATTTAATGTCTTGACTTTTGACTTTTGCTTTAGGAGTATTCAGTCCTTTGACATGGCAATAATGGGAAATACTGCACTTTTCCAAATTGATGTCATCTTGTCTGCCCCTAAGATTGTACTGCAACCACAAAGCAATGAGATCTACTGGCTCATCATCCAGTGCATAAAAGACTGCGTTGAGAGCACCAAGGTGGGTTATCTgcagaaaatatatatttgtgtgtgtatttaatgaAGACAAATAATGATATATAATTTTTTTGCATTTCAGCTCTTTGTGCGTTGGATGCATGGGACATGCATTGAGTGTCCTCCACAGCCCAGTGGCGAAGATGAGTTGGTGACATTCAGCTTCTGTAGCGATGTATGGCAGCATCCTCAGATAAATGAAAGTGCCATGATGGTGTCTCAGAACATTAAGCAGCTACTTCATTCGTTGGAACGGTACCTTAATCATTGGAAACGGTATCGCCCTCTTTGGGAAAGGAACAAAACTATTGTGAATGAAAAGTTTGCTGCAAGGAAACCATCCTGTGTCATGTATGATTATAAGCTGCAGTTCCTTGCTCGTATCCATCAGGAGGTGAAGCTAGAGCCTCTTTCCAAGAATGAACACATGATTCATTTGAATCTGGAGCCTCTGTATCACACAGTGCAGGAGATTGCAGAGTCCTGGATCAGTTCACTGGGTAGCCTACTCAACAAGCCTGTCAAAGAGGATCTCTTCAACATAAGGGATGAACTCACAGTAAGAAATCATtagttattttttataataaacttTTAGTCATTTTTCTTGAGTTATTTATTTCACTATTCTTTATGTTCTTGGTATACAACAGCAACTCTCTACAAAGCTTCATCGGAGTCCTGATTCTTTTGATAATCTGAAGTCTGTCCTTGGGACAATCTCAAACATCAGGGATATGTCCCTAGATGTGGAAATAAGATTATCTGATATCAAGGAAAGATATAGAACATTGGCCATGTACAAAGTGGAGGTACTGTCTGTTTATTATGATTGTTAAAAGCTAAGTTGACATTCGTTTCCCCCTGTTGAACTTCCTGTTATCTGTActtttacacatactgtaggttggagaagaggaggtggaaCTGGTGGCAAAAATTGACCAAATATGGAGTGACCTGTTTGCAGAATCTAA
Above is a window of Betta splendens chromosome 9, fBetSpl5.4, whole genome shotgun sequence DNA encoding:
- the atp6v0a2b gene encoding LOW QUALITY PROTEIN: V-type proton ATPase 116 kDa subunit a (The sequence of the model RefSeq protein was modified relative to this genomic sequence to represent the inferred CDS: inserted 2 bases in 1 codon): MGSVLRGEEMCLAQLFLQSGSAYDCISELGELGLVEFRDLNPTVNAFHRKHVNEIKKCEEMERILGYLLREIKKADISLPESEVNPVAPLPKHVMDIMDQLQRLKVELGEVTRNKEKLQKNMRELKEYKHMLRITRNFVQRTSERESRQVQYEEFPFLEKDPKMDYSSMQRLGAKLGFISGLIQTVKIEAFERMLWRMCKGYTILSYAEVEEYLEDPDTGELTKSVVFLISYWGDQIGQKVKKICDCYRCHLYPYPSSNEERIDVVEGLGTRIQDLHTVLHRTEDYLRQVLVKASESIYTWVIQVKKMKAIYYILNQCSFDVTNKCLIAEVWCPVNDVPTLRRALEDGSRKSGATVPSFVNRIPTKETPPTLIRTNKFTSGFQNIVDAYGVGSYREVNPAPFTIITFPFLFAVMFGDLGHGVIMALFALWMVLFEKNRXKLKNTRNEFWNTFFEGRYIILLMGLFSIYTGLIYNDCFSKSLNIFGSGWSVKPMYDVWKQENIKGKKILSLDPNISGVFMGPYPLGIDPIWNLATNRLSFLNSYKMKMSVILGIVHMSFGVILSAYNHLYFRKKYNIYLVVVPELLFLLSLFGYLVFMIFYKWLFFSAKHVNAAPSILIQFINMFLMQDSKVQLYTGQFGLQVFLVVIAILSVPVLLLGKPVYLYWLKNGSQRLGVYRGYERVRHNSDEELCLLRTHDMEEGSSHSDFSSSGEHQTMEFDFADELLHQSIHTIEYCLGCISNTASYLRLWALSLAHAQLSEVLWTMVMRIGLRMNNSLGVLFLVPVFGLFAILTVSILLVMEGLSAFLHALRLHWVEFQNKFYSGTGVKFYPFSFCRLSSSLENDGLP
- the LOC129604651 gene encoding dynein axonemal heavy chain 10-like, yielding MVHNDLRVEWIRRGVSAGFNLSGGPNCFDELLSRRDGEEEEKILRFLNFVSEDDSPSCLLFFKTFREEQIEVEIPEVKNEEASRPQSGTDMTTYTQKKMEQSPSYSTEFQVVYHMELHVAVNEYPEKYLNSCVFYFLRSTRDTISEPLDINEAYVLMPRLFDFGIHSGDPLSVLQNKLANVYIPLLTAHQMKETGGGYQSEAEGPTSGKNERKSSAKSREKAGGGKRGRNRTDKVGDI